A window of Choloepus didactylus isolate mChoDid1 chromosome 21, mChoDid1.pri, whole genome shotgun sequence contains these coding sequences:
- the GNB2 gene encoding guanine nucleotide-binding protein G(I)/G(S)/G(T) subunit beta-2, producing the protein MSELEQLRQEAEQLRNQIRDARKACGDSTLTQITAGLDPVGRIQMRTRRTLRGHLAKIYAMHWGTDSRLLVSASQDGKLIIWDSYTTNKVHAIPLRSSWVMTCAYAPSGNFVACGGLDNICSIYSLKTREGNVRVSRELPGHTGYLSCCRFLDDNQIITSSGDTTCALWDIETGQQTVGFAGHSGDVMSLSLAPDGRTFVSGACDASIKLWDVRDSMCRQTFIGHESDINAVAFFPNGYAFTTGSDDATCRLFDLRADQELLMYSHDNIICGITSVAFSRSGRLLLAGYDDFNCNIWDAMKGDRAGVLAGHDNRVSCLGVTDDGMAVATGSWDSFLKIWN; encoded by the exons ATGAGTGAGCTGGAGCAACTGAGACAGGAGGCTGAGCAGCTCCGGAACCAGATCCGG GATGCCCGAAAAGCATGTGGGGATTCAACACTGACCCAG ATCACAGCTGGGCTGGACCCAGTGGGGAGAATCCAGATGAGGACTCGGAGGACCCTCCGTGGACACCTGGCAAAAATCTATGCCATGCACTGGGGGACCGATTCCAG GCTGCTGGTCAGCGCCTCCCAGGACGGGAAGCTCATCATCTGGGACAGCTACACCACCAACAAG GTCCACGCCATCCCTCTGCGCTCCTCCTGGGTCATGACCTGTGCCTACGCACCCTCAGGGAACTTTGTGGCCTGTGGGGGGTTGGACAACATCTGCTCCATCTACAGCCTCAAGACCCGTGAGGGCAACGTCAGGGTCAGCAGAGAGCTGCCTGGCCACACTG GTTACCTGTCGTGCTGCCGCTTCTTGGATGACAACCAAATCATCACCAGCTCGGGCGATACCACTTG TGCCCTGTGGGACATCGAGACAGGCCAGCAGACCGTGGGTTTTGCGGGACACAGTGGGGACGTGATGTCCCTGTCCCTGGCCCCCGATGGCCGCACCTTTGTGTCGGGTGCCTGTGATGCCTCCATCAAGCTGTGGGACGTGCGGGATTCCATGTGCCGACAGACCTTCATCGGCCACGAGTCCGACATCAACGCTGTGGCT TTCTTCCCCAACGGCTACGCCTTCACCACGGGCTCTGACGACGCCACGTGCCGCCTTTTTGACCTGCGAGCGGACCAGGAGCTCCTTATGTACTCCCACGACAACATCATCTGTGGCATCACCTCTGTGGCCTTCTCACGCAGCGGCCGGCTGCTGCTCGCTGGCTACGATGACTTCAACTGCAACATCTGGGACGCCATGAAGGGCGACCGTGCcg gtgtCCTTGCTGGCCACGACAACCGCGTGAGCTGCCTGGGGGTCACTGATGATGGAATGGCCGTGGCCACAGGCTCCTGGGACTCCTTCCTCAAGATCTGGAACTAA